In the Mytilus trossulus isolate FHL-02 chromosome 1, PNRI_Mtr1.1.1.hap1, whole genome shotgun sequence genome, one interval contains:
- the LOC134690351 gene encoding uncharacterized protein LOC134690351, whose amino-acid sequence MELSRKENVRKYNEVFAAVLESDIEILKSIVEEEGVSVLEKKTKEGWTTLHVAVIFSKDCVVNFLLDHGCNVHVQDTDLKTPLHWAAFNNVPYKIFEKIVHVASKTKGALDTNDALRRTPLHYVCMNNAACNEEEIISNFSIEIVKKVHLLLSFVGDIDSMDNEGNTSLHLFCSNIHNCVQSQIVDHNLIPEELKEYKSKSLCGFITEIFINKKANIFLPNEYKITPFHLACKFLCVETINVMLYQHSLPTSLMDICDTPPMSMVFSHAPCTCKSLPNKRQQSDWSYLSDHKSRFEDSLRPVLKHMKIYINNAKRVTGSTALHLAVSDLKCSSNVVKGLLEYANANVNARNFFGKTPVHCLIKGDISASGQIKNVMQTNWQNKIALLFKHGAHIDCQDIFGFSPLHYAALYCDVDFLTCLIENNANVSMRNKHGATPFHLLAINTRKELDPDLNDFCTALDILLKAGSNINGQDSYGSSALHYAVYGGNTTIALIFLEKGIDDGLKDVEGMTASDLCFIVNRVEFKNFLVEGVKLFDDKLDMFLETVHINDVSKWLSCNISKITLSDEEILHLLHPSQNSSLSNKVSDNIVLRQLLDLMKSVFTEVERRDNRFKVSIELSGSTREGTKVDAPDEFDILCFFDNFENLCDVEEIQELYCVQCRRKEDEQNQSYNEFFNENGLLMGNRIAKKFYLHLKECLGIPSVWKCAPGLSEDTVGFEFPSAEDFPSILCLHFLYTDAKRKEMPLSCDIVPVIRQRHWWPSFAKQDGRLNTVNIMENGCMIMCRPNKQTMLSGEVVTFLTRFTVSVYLAELCIIQSLPKAVVDAYKLAKILLKQKHLYPPLTEITQQEIISNEEQGMDIFLSAFHPMMGVFSKRNMITSYELKNALFYELDLEPNIKITDCLDIKTTKEWAVRIFKRVHSFISNGCFTPYFMRTLSISSSTCENSLKNIECMFCKMIITILEGSLKEIE is encoded by the exons ATGGAATTAAGCAGAAAAGAAAATGTCAGGAAGTACAATGAAGTTTTTGCTGCTGTCTTGGAATCTGACATTGAAATTCTTAAGTCAATTGTTGAAGAAGAGGGTGTGTCTGTATTAGAGAAGAAGACAAAAGAAGGTTGGACAACGTTGCATGTTGCAgtcatattttcaaaagattgtgttgttaattttctccttgaCCATGGTTGTAATGTTCATGTACAAGACACAGATTTAAAAACACCACTTCACTGGGCAGCTTTTAATAATGTGCCGTAcaaaattttcgaaaaaatagTGCATGTGGCTTCAAAAACGAAAGGTGCGTTAGACACAAACGACGCTCTTAGAAGAACACCTCTACATTATGTATGCATGAATAATGCAGCTTGCAACGAAGAAGAAATTATCTCTAATTTTTCTattgaaatagtaaaaaaagTGCACTTATTGCTAAGTTTCGTCGGTGATATCGATTCAATGGACAATGAAGGTAATACTTCTTTGCATCTATTTTGTTCTAACATCCACAATTGTGTACAATCGCAGATTGTAGATCATAATTTGATTCCAGAGGAACTGAaagaatataaatcaaaatctttATGTGGTTTTATCACAGAaatattcataaacaaaaaGGCAAATATTTTCTTGCCAAACGAATATAAAATTACTCCTTTTCATCTGGCTTGTAAATTTCTCTGCGTTGAAACGataaatgtaatgttatatCAACATTCTCTTCCGACTTCATTGATGGACATATGTGATACACCTCCGATGTCAATGGTGTTCAGTCATGcaccatgtacatgtaaatcTCTTCCAAACAAAAGGCAGCAGTCAGACTGGTCCTACCTCTCTGATCACAAGTCACGATTTGAAGACAGTCTGCGCCCTGTcttaaaacatatgaaaatttatataaataatgccAAACGTGTGACTGGTTCAACAGCCCTGCATCTCGCAGTTTCGGATTTAAAGTGTTCATCTAACGTTGTAAAGGGTTTATTGGAATATGCTAACGCAAATGTCAATGCAAGaaatttttttggtaaaactCCAGTACATTGTTTGATAAAAGGAGACATTAGTGCATCTGGTCAGATAAAGAATGTAATGCAAACAAACTGGCAAAATAAAATAGCTTTGTTGTTCAAGCATGGTGCTCACATCGACTGTCAAGATATTTTCGGATTTTCTCCTTTACACTATGCTGCATTGTATTGTGACGTAGATTTTCTAACGTGTCTTATCGAAAACAATGCTAATGTGTCTATGCGTAACAAACACGGAGCTACACCGTTCCATCTTCTTGCTATTAATACGAGAAAAGAATTAGACCCAGATCTAAACGATTTCTGTACTGCACTTGACATACTATTGAAAGCTGGTTCTAACATCAATGGTCAAGATTCGTACGGCTCGTCGGCACTACATTACGCAGTATATGGCGGCAACACAACAATTGCgttaatttttttggaaaaaggaATAGATGATGGTTTAAAAGATGTCGAAGGAATGACTGCTTCAGATCTCTGTTTTATTGTTAATCGTGTTGAATTCAAAAACTTCTTAGTTGAGGGAGTTAAACTTTTTGACGATAAACTAGACATGTTTTTAGAAACCGTTCATATCAATGATGTGTCAAAGTGGTTATCTtgtaacatttcaaaaattacaCTTAGTGATGAAGAAATCCTTCATTTACTGCATCCTTCTCAAAATAGCTCTTTATCAAACAAGGTCTCAGACAACATTGTTTTAAGACAACTTCTTGATCTCATGAAGTCAGTGTTTACTGAGGTGGAACGTCGTGACAACAGATTTAAAGTTTCGATAGAGCTTTCAGGGAGCACTAGAGAGGGTACGAAAGTTGACGCACCCGACGAGTTCGATATTCTGTGTTTCTTTGATAATTTCGAAAATCTTTGCGATGTTGAAGAAATCCAGGAATTATACTGTGTACAATGTAGACGAAAAGAAGATgaacaaaatcaatcatataATGAGTTCTTTAACGAAAACGGTCTCTTGATGGGTAATCGAATTGCCAAAAAATTCTACcttcatttaaaagaatgtcTTGGAATACCATCTGTTTGGAAATGTGCTCCTGGATTATCAGAAGATACTGTTGGCTTTGAATTCCCCTCCGCAGAAGACTTTCCGAGTATTCTTTGTCTACATTTCTTATATACTGATGCAAAGCGTAAAGAGATGCCATTAAGCTGCGATATCGTACCCGTAATACGTCAGAGACATTGGTGGCCATCTTTTGCAAAACAAGACGGAAGATTAAACACAGTGAATATAATGGAAAATGGTTGTATGATTATGTGTAGACCTAACAAACAGACTATGCTTTCTGGTGAAGTTGTCACATTCCTTACTCGTTTTACAGTGTCAGTTTACTTGGCGGAACTCTGCATAATTCAATCTCTTCCCAAAGCCGTGGTAGATGCCTACAAATTGGCaaagattctcctaaaacagaAACACTTATATCCTCCATTAACGGAAATTACTCAGCAAG aaataatcaGTAACGAGGAGCAGGGAATGGACATTTTCTTGTCAGCCTTTCATCCAATGATGGGAGTGTTCAGCAAAAGAAATATGATAACCAgctatgaattaaaaaatgctttgttttatGAGCTCGATTTGGAACCTAATATAAAGATTACGGATTGTCTGGATATCAAGACGACCAAAGAATGGGCTGTGAGAATTTTCAAGCGTGTTCATAGTTTCATATCGAATGGTTGTTTCACACCCTACTTCATGCGAACATTATCCATCAGTTCATCAACATGTGaaaattctttgaaaaatattgagtgtatgttttgtaaaatgattatAACCATATTGGAAGGTAGTTTGAAAGAAATTGAATGA